Proteins encoded by one window of Panicum virgatum strain AP13 chromosome 7N, P.virgatum_v5, whole genome shotgun sequence:
- the LOC120681494 gene encoding short-chain dehydrogenase TIC 32, chloroplastic-like isoform X1, producing MWGLPRRRKSPSGFSPSSTAEEVTAGIDGSGLVAIVTGYLLLSPSHCASSGIGAETCRVLALRGVHVVMGVRNLSTASQVREKIVGQVPTAKIEILELDLSSMSSVRRFVDNFDALDLPLNILVNNAGIAFVPFKLSEDGIELHFATNHLGHFLLTDLLLEKIHVTAKESGIEGRVVIVASDGYKHSYREGIRFDKINDESSYNRISAYGHSKLANILHANELSSHLKEQDSKVVVNSLHPGEVVTNIARYWGLLNGLVSLLGKFVLKGVDQGAATVCYLALHPQVAGVTGSYFVDCNTVQLKSHATDKELAKRLWDFSMSLLR from the exons ATGTGGGGCCTACCTCGGCGGAGGAAGAGCCCCTCCGGGTTCTCGCCGTCGTCCACGGCAGAGGAGGTCACGGCCGGCATCGACGGCTCCGGCCTTGTCGCCATCGTGACCGGTTACTTACTGCTTTCTCCTTCTCATT GTGCATCCAGTGGGATTGGAGCTGAAACATGCAGAGTTCTTGCACTGCGTGGCGTGCATGTCGTTATGGGGGTGAGGAATCTGTCCACTGCCTCACAGGTGAGGGAGAAGATTGTGGGACAAGTCCCCACGGCCAAGATTGAGATCCTTGAGCTTGACCTTAGCTCAATGTCATCCGTGAGAAGATTCGTGGACAATTTTGATGCGCTGGACCTCCCACTGAACATTCTTGT TAATAATGCAGGGATTGCATTTGTTCCTTTCAAGCTTTCAGAGGACGGCATTGAGCTGCATTTTGCAACGAATCACCTTG GACATTTTCTACTGACTGATCTTTTACTTGAGAAGATCCATGTTACGGCTAAAGAGAGTGGCATAGAAGGAAGGGTTGTGATAGTTGCTTCTGACGGCTACAAGCATTCATATCGAGAGGGAATTCGTTTTGATAAGATCAATGATGAGTCTAG CTATAACAGAATATCAGCTTATGGCCACTCCAAGCTTGCAAATATATTGCATGCAAATGAACTGTCTAGCCACTTGAAG GAACAAGACTCAAAAGTGGTCGTCAACTCCCTTCATCCTGGAGAAGTTGTCACCAACATTGCCCGCTATTGGGGTTTGCTTAATG GTCTTGTTTCCTTACTTGGTAAATTTGTACTAAAAGGTGTTGATCAA GGTGCAGCCACAGTGTGTTATCTGGCATTGCATCCTCAGGTTGCTGGAGTCACTGGGAGTTACTTTGTGGATTGCAATACTGTTCAACTGAAATCTCATGCGACCGACAAGGAGCTCGCCAAACGACTCTGGGATTTTAGTATGAGCCTGCTCCGTTGA
- the LOC120681494 gene encoding short-chain dehydrogenase TIC 32, chloroplastic-like isoform X2, whose protein sequence is MWGLPRRRKSPSGFSPSSTAEEVTAGIDGSGLVAIVTGASSGIGAETCRVLALRGVHVVMGVRNLSTASQVREKIVGQVPTAKIEILELDLSSMSSVRRFVDNFDALDLPLNILVNNAGIAFVPFKLSEDGIELHFATNHLGHFLLTDLLLEKIHVTAKESGIEGRVVIVASDGYKHSYREGIRFDKINDESSYNRISAYGHSKLANILHANELSSHLKEQDSKVVVNSLHPGEVVTNIARYWGLLNGLVSLLGKFVLKGVDQGAATVCYLALHPQVAGVTGSYFVDCNTVQLKSHATDKELAKRLWDFSMSLLR, encoded by the exons ATGTGGGGCCTACCTCGGCGGAGGAAGAGCCCCTCCGGGTTCTCGCCGTCGTCCACGGCAGAGGAGGTCACGGCCGGCATCGACGGCTCCGGCCTTGTCGCCATCGTGACCG GTGCATCCAGTGGGATTGGAGCTGAAACATGCAGAGTTCTTGCACTGCGTGGCGTGCATGTCGTTATGGGGGTGAGGAATCTGTCCACTGCCTCACAGGTGAGGGAGAAGATTGTGGGACAAGTCCCCACGGCCAAGATTGAGATCCTTGAGCTTGACCTTAGCTCAATGTCATCCGTGAGAAGATTCGTGGACAATTTTGATGCGCTGGACCTCCCACTGAACATTCTTGT TAATAATGCAGGGATTGCATTTGTTCCTTTCAAGCTTTCAGAGGACGGCATTGAGCTGCATTTTGCAACGAATCACCTTG GACATTTTCTACTGACTGATCTTTTACTTGAGAAGATCCATGTTACGGCTAAAGAGAGTGGCATAGAAGGAAGGGTTGTGATAGTTGCTTCTGACGGCTACAAGCATTCATATCGAGAGGGAATTCGTTTTGATAAGATCAATGATGAGTCTAG CTATAACAGAATATCAGCTTATGGCCACTCCAAGCTTGCAAATATATTGCATGCAAATGAACTGTCTAGCCACTTGAAG GAACAAGACTCAAAAGTGGTCGTCAACTCCCTTCATCCTGGAGAAGTTGTCACCAACATTGCCCGCTATTGGGGTTTGCTTAATG GTCTTGTTTCCTTACTTGGTAAATTTGTACTAAAAGGTGTTGATCAA GGTGCAGCCACAGTGTGTTATCTGGCATTGCATCCTCAGGTTGCTGGAGTCACTGGGAGTTACTTTGTGGATTGCAATACTGTTCAACTGAAATCTCATGCGACCGACAAGGAGCTCGCCAAACGACTCTGGGATTTTAGTATGAGCCTGCTCCGTTGA
- the LOC120682207 gene encoding protein root UVB sensitive 1, chloroplastic-like, giving the protein MSSPQSVLLLPSCLPPPSPLARVTPRPPSSPPLIALRFPRLAAKLSPPPLAASPPPPGGFRGCVDTGGNDGGGGGEGSGGTDPPDPGDGWWRRWLQALHPEFLLLFLLLQSGAASALAEALGATGDDAGGVWEVRGGARTRLVPDPTWTSYLIAGDDGSKLEEGDAKGAGSSVDVAALRRQLERSWRRCTDVAVQLLLPDGYPHSVSSDYLKYSLWRAGQSVASQISGVLSTQALLYAVGLGKGAIPTAAAVNWVLKDGLGYLSKIMLSKFGRHFDVNPKGWRLFADLLENTAYGLEILTPMFPHLFVPIGAAAGAGRSAAALIQAATRSCFYAGFAVQRNFAEVIAKGEAQGMVSKFVGIGLGIVLANHIGSSVPLALISFAGVTAVHMYCNLKSYQSIQLRTLNPYRASLVFSEYLLSGQVPSVKEVNDEEPLFFNLSLGGSSKECKILSAETKDAADRICRRLQLGSKLSEIIETKEDACALFDLYKNEQYLLMDYKGKFCIVLKEGSSPEDMLKSLFHVSYLYWLERYMGFKPSKIASDCRPGGRLEVSLDYAQREFSHVKHDGSVGGWVMDGLIARPLPVRIQVGDVTP; this is encoded by the exons ATGTCCTCGCCGCagtccgtcctcctcctcccttcctgtCTACCACCCCCATCTCCACTCGCTCGCGTCACCCCGCgcccgccctcctcgccgcccctcATCGCCCTCCGAttcccccgcctcgccgccaagctttcgccgccgcccctcgcggcATCGCCCCCTCCACCCGGCGGCTTCCGCGGCTGTGTAGACACCGGCGGCAacgatggaggaggaggaggtgaaggCAGCGGAGGAACGGACCCTCCCGACCCCGGCGACGGGTGGTGGCGCCGGTGGCTCCAGGCCCTTCACCCCGAGTTCCTCCTCCTGTTCCTGCTCCTCCAATCCGGCGCCGCGTCCGCGCTCGCCGAGGCTCTCGGCGCCACAGGAGATGACGCGGGGGGCGTGTGGGAGGTGAGGGGCGGCGCGCGCACGCGGCTCGTGCCGGACCCGACCTGGACCTCCTATCTCATCGCGGGGGACGACGGGTCgaagctggaggaaggggatgccAAGGGCGCAGGTTCCAGTGTGGACGTGGCCGCATTGCGGAGGCAGCTGGAGCGCTCGTGGCGCCGGTGCACCGATGTTGCTGTCCAGCTGCTGCTCCCCGACGGGTACCCGCACAGCGTCAGCAGCGACTACCTCAAGTACTCGCTCTGGCGCGCCGGGCAGAGCGTGGCGAGCCAGATCAGCGGGGTGCTTTCCACTCAG GCGCTTCTCTATGCCGTTGGGTTAGGGAAAGGGGCGATACCCACTGCAGCCGCGGTGAATTGGGTGCTTAAAGATGGGCTTGGATACTTGAGCAAGATCATGTTGTCCAAATTTGGCCGGCATTTCGATGTTAACCCCAAAGGATGGCGGTTGTTTGCTGATCTTCTGGAGAACACGGCTTATGGGCTGGAAATTCTAACTCCAATGTTCCCTCACCTGTTTGTTCCGATAGGGGCGGCTGCTGGAGCTGGTCGCTCGGCTGCTGCTTTGATACAG GCTGCCACCAGAAGTTGTTTCTATGCTGGATTTGCAGTCCAAAGGAACTTTGCTGAG GTTATTGCGAAGGGTGAAGCGCAAGGAATGGTTAGCAAGTTTGTTGGCATAGGGCTTGGCATTGTGTTGGCTAATCACATTGGTTCATCTGTACCATTAGCTCTTATTTCGTTTGCCGGAGTTACTGCTGTCCACATGTATTGCAATCTGAAGTCATACCAATCAATTCAGCTGAGAACACTGAATCCGTACCGTGCAA GTTTGGTGTTTAGTGAATATCTATTAAGTGGACAAGTTCCATCTGTCAAAGAGGTTAACGATGAGGAACCTCTGTTCTTCAATCTGTCACTTGGTGGTTCAAGCAAA GAATGCAAGATATTATCAGCAGAAACAAAAGATGCTGCAGATAGAATTTGTCGGCGGTTACAATTGGGTTCTAAGCTAAGTGAAATTATTGAGACTAAAGAAGATGCATGTGCATTGTTTGATCTCTACAAAAATGAGCAATACCTGCTTATGGATTACAAGGGAAAATTTTGT ATTGTACTTAAAGAGGGATCTTCTCCTGAAGACATGCTCAAATCTTTGTTCCATGTTAGTTATCTGTATTGGTTGGAAAGATATATGGGCTTCAAACCAAGCAAAATTGCCTCAGATTGTAGGCCAGGTGGAAGGCTTGAAGTATCGCTGGATTATGCTCAGAGAGAATTCAGCCATGTCAAACATGATGGTTCTGTCGGTGGCTGGGTGATGGATGGTCTGATTGCGAGGCCCTTACCTGTAAGAATACAAGTAGGAGATGTTACTCCTTAG